In one window of Musa acuminata AAA Group cultivar baxijiao chromosome BXJ3-2, Cavendish_Baxijiao_AAA, whole genome shotgun sequence DNA:
- the LOC135631827 gene encoding cytochrome P450 CYP94D108-like, whose translation MTTKGDSIMVLEMDVCSVAALFVLFFSSLLFFCRRRSHPPEPADLTLLRSYPVVGNLPHFVKNRHRLLEWVTELVAASPTATVTVAPFVFTASSANVEHVTKANFGNYPKGDADVATLHDFLGRGIFNSNGADWKSQRKTASFEFNTRSLRAFVLDKARRELVGRLLPLLNRASRSGDVVDLQDVLERFAFDNICSLVFGMDPKCLGGGSEEGERFFHAFDRAAHLSIERMNWPFAWMWKLQKWLGVGAERCLRESMSIVHDVIEKAVKARRSTPIKSDMGSDFLSRFAADGANSDEYVRDILISFVLAGRDTTPSALTWFFWLLSSRPDVVNRIREEVKRIRSRRQPGNDGEEAATFTLEELREMAYVHAAISESLRLYPPVPLLPRVSAEEDETPDGARVRKGWTVMYNAYAIARREGVWGADCGEFRPERWLDEEGVFRPKSPFVFPVFHAGPRMCLGKDMAYIQMKALVAGILERFNVEVAEERRQPRHLLTFTMRMEGGLPVRVKAIEGV comes from the coding sequence ATGACAACCAAAGGCGACTCAATTATGGTGCTGGAAATGGACGTCTGCTCCGTGGCCGCCCTCTtcgttctcttcttttcttccctcctcttcttctgcaGGCGACGCTCGCATCCTCCCGAGCCCGCTGACTTGACCCTCTTACGGAGCTACCCCGTCGTCGGGAACCTCCCTCACTTCGTCAAGAACCGGCACCGCCTCCTGGAATGGGTGACGGAGCTCGTCGCCGCCTCCCCCACCGCCACCGTCACCGTTGCCCCCTTCGTCTTCACCGCCAGCTCCGCCAACGTCGAGCACGTCACCAAGGCCAACTTCGGCAACTACCCCAAGGGCGACGCTGACGTCGCCACCCTGCACGACTTCCTCGGCCGCGGCATCTTCAACTCCAACGGCGCCGATTGGAAGTCGCAGCGCAAGACTGCCAGCTTTGAGTTCAACACCAGGTCCCTCCGCGCCTTCGTCCTCGACAAGGCCCGCCGCGAGCTCGTTGGCCGGCTGCTCCCCCTCCTGAACAGGGCTAGCCGGAGCGGCGACGTCGTCGACCTTCAGGACGTGCTCGAGCGGTTCGCCTTCGACAACATATGCAGTTTGGTGTTCGGGATGGACCCCAAGTGCCTCGGAGGCGGCAGCGAGGAGGGGGAGCGGTTCTTCCACGCGTTCGACCGGGCCGCGCACCTCAGCATCGAGAGGATGAACTGGCCATTTGCCTGGATGTGGAAGCTGCAGAAATGGCTGGGCGTCGGTGCGGAGAGGTGTCTCCGCGAATCGATGTCGATCGTCCACGACGTCATCGAGAAGGCCGTGAAAGCGAGAAGATCAACACCGATCAAGAGCGACATGGGAAGCGACTTCCTCTCCCGGTTCGCGGCTGACGGCGCCAACTCGGACGAGTACGTCCGCGACATCCTCATCAGCTTCGTGCTCGCCGGGCGCGACACGACGCCCTCGGCGCTCACTTGGTTCTTCTGGCTCCTCTCCTCGCGACCCGACGTGGTGAACAGAATAAGGGAAGAGGTCAAGCGCATCCGGTCTCGGCGGCAACCGGGAAACGACGGTGAGGAGGCAGCGACGTTCACTCTGGAGGAGCTGAGGGAGATGGCCTACGTCCACGCTGCAATATCGGAGTCGCTGCGGCTGTACCCGCCGGTGCCGCTGCTGCCGCGCGTGAGCGCGGAGGAGGACGAGACGCCGGACGGGGCGCGGGTGCGGAAGGGATGGACGGTGATGTACAACGCCTACGCCATAGCGAGGCGGGAAGGAGTGTGGGGAGCGGACTGCGGTGAGTTCAGGCCGGAGAGGTGGCTGGACGAGGAGGGAGTGTTCCGGCCGAAGAGCCCGTTCGTGTTCCCGGTGTTCCACGCGGGGCCGCGGATGTGCCTGGGGAAGGACATGGCCTACATCCAGATGAAGGCGCTGGTGGCCGGCATCTTGGAGAGGTTTAACGTGGAGGTGGCGGAGGAGAGGAGGCAGCCGCGTCACCTGCTGACGTTCACCATGAGGATGGAGGGAGGCCTGCCGGTGAGGGTGAAGGCGATCGAGGGTGTTTGA